The Nerophis ophidion isolate RoL-2023_Sa linkage group LG09, RoL_Noph_v1.0, whole genome shotgun sequence genome contains a region encoding:
- the inpp5f gene encoding phosphatidylinositide phosphatase SAC2 isoform X1, with translation MELFQAKDDYILQNGDSALWCSRKDGTMSIRPATDLLLAWNPVCLGLVEGIIGKIQLHTDLPLGLVLIRQKALVGHLPGNHKVYKIIKIAVIPLSDEEPQELELEFCKKHHFGIDKSEKLVQSPDESKLMKTLSQIKSNVAVPIKKKYSPAFQVKENKEKERLERRLLDELYKIFEDSDSFYYSSTYDLTNSVQRQGDLHGSNVPLWKQVDDRFFWNKHMIQDLIDLQIPEIDFWVIPIIQGFVQVEELVVNYDTSDDERSSPETPPQEVTCVDDIHPRFTVALISRRSRHRAGMRYKRRGVATDGHVANYVETEQLIHVHSHTLSYVQTRGSVPVFWSQAGYRYNPRPRLEKEEKETMVYFACHFDEQLKLYKKQVIINLVDQSGREKLIGDAYLKQVLLYNNPNLTYVSFDFHEHCRGMKFENVQTLTDAISDIITDMKWAWVDQAGVICKQEGIFRVNCMDCLDRTNVVQAAIARAVMEHQLKKLGVMPPEQPLPLKCYRIYQIMWANNGDTISRQYAGTAALKGDFTRTGERKLAGVMKDGVNSANRYYLNRFRDAYRQAVIDLMMGLPVTEDLYSIFSKEKEHEEKEKESQRGAQEQVSLLLQTYMQLLLPDDEKFHGGWALINCDMSLIDASNKDVDVLLLLSDKAYYIAFYDEETDKVNQYQRLNLDGLDKIEIGPEPTLFGKPKFCCMRLHYRSEETSGYFHTLRAATRNPEDDGKDTLQCIAEMLRITKQARGLDLLVVEKKLERRQSKPHEDIMGIQNKNCEQVQGSSGLAQGKSFLLNKFSSLNQKVKQTKTSVNIGPFRPLGKLGNFAKPDVKVNFLKPTMHVNLWKSDSSLETSDGNNPSTFKDITDANFDLSDDSDSYNSDQEHACISSFENVDYVLPSCGIVASNTRLGSRSQSISSMELNIPSVIRVSDCEDKSPGSASIAEEAILIDFGTPIDAYCHQFVQDAQTKPVKVFGEQPSASAHPIKPPVPVQDTSSADPKLPSTKQEEPLPPRPSQLDVQSTTCASNLLTVQRSSSAISVGSQKSLGSQIEGSLGPSPADSNGSRVVSPFAKIKSSMVQVASLTQAGLTQSINFAVAKVQKSPEPETVNEVQESDLKAMFTQCQTRIIQI, from the exons ATGGAGCTGTTCCAAGCCAAAGACGATTATATTCTTCAGAACGGGGACTCTGCTCTTTGGTGTAGCCGAAAAGACGGCACCATGTCAATCAGACCTG CAACAGACTTGCTGCTTGCCTGGAACCCAGTATGTTTGGGTCTAGTGGAAGGTATCATTggaaaaatacagcttcacacAG ATCTTCCTCTTGGTCTTGTATTAATCCGACAGAAAGCACTTGTTGGCCATTTGCCAGGCAACCACAAAGTCTACAAGATCATCAAGATAGCTGTCATTCCGCTGTCTGATGAAGAGCCTcaggagctggagctggag TTTTGCAAAAAGCATCACTTTGGAATTGACAAATCAGAGAAACTGGTTCAGTCTCCTGATGAATCGAAGTTGATGAAAACGTTAAGTCAGATCAAATCTAATGTGGCTGTTCCCATCAAGAAAAAG TATTCCCCTGCCTTTCAGGTAAAGGAAAACAAAGAGAAGGAACGTCTAGAGAGGAGGCTGCTTGACGAACTGTACAAAATATTTGAGGACTCTGACTCCTTCTACTATAGTTCTACCTATGACCTGACAAACAGTGTGCAGCGCCAAGGAGACTTGCATGGATCAAATGTGCCCCTCTGGAAACAG GTGGACGACCGTTTCTTCTGGAACAAACACATGATTCAAGATCTCATAGACCTAcag ATCCCAGAAATAGACTTTTGGGTGATACCAATTATCCAAGGCTTTGTCCAAGTGGAGGAACTTGTCGTGAATTATGATACCTCTGATGATGAGCGGAGTAGCCCAGAAACCCCACCACAGGAGGTAACTTGTGTGGATGACATTCATCCCCGCTTCACGGTTGCGCTCATCTCCAGACGAAGCCGCCATCGAGCAG GGATGCGATACAAACGCAGAGGAGTGGCTACAGATGGCCATGTGGCTAATTATGTGGAGACAGAGCAGTTGATCCACGTGCACAGCCACACTCTATCCTATGTGCAGACTCGTGGTTCAGTGCCTGTCTTCTGGAGCCAGGCAGGTTACCGCTACAATCCCCGGCCACGCTTGGAGAAAG AAGAAAAGGAGACCATGGTGTACTTTGCCTGTCACTTCGACGAGCAGCTTAAACTTTACAAGAAACAG GTCATCATCAACTTAGTTGATCAAAGTGGACGAGAGAAGTTGATTGGGGATGCGTATCTTAAGCAAGTCCTTCTTTACAACAACCCAAACCTCACCTATGTTTCATTTGACTTCCACGAGCACTG TCGAGGGAtgaaatttgaaaatgttcaaacaCTGACGGATGCCATCTCTGATATCATCACGGACATGAAGTGGGCCTG GGTGGACCAAGCTGGAGTCATCTGCAAGCAGGAGGGAATCTTTCGAGTTAATTGCATGGACTGTCTGGACAGGACCAATGTAGTACAGGCTGCTATTGCTCGGGCAGTGATGGAACACCAG CTGAAAAAGTTGGGTGTGATGCCTCCAGAGCAGCCACTTCCTCTCAAATGTTACAGGATCTATCAGATAATGTGGGCCAACAATGGCGACACCATCAGCAGACAGTATGCCGGAACAGCAGCACTTAAG GGAGATTTTACCAGGACAGGTGAGAGAAAACTGGCTGGcgtaatgaaggatggtgtgaaTTCAGCCAACCGCTACTATCTGAACCGCTTTAGGGATGCTTACAGACAAGCAGTAATTG ACCTCATGATGGGCCTGCCTGTGACAGAGGACCTCTACTCCATTTTCAGCAAGGAGAAGGAGCATGAAGAGAAAGAAAAGGAAAGCCAAAGAGGTGCTCAAGAGCAAGTCAGTCTCCTGTTGCAGACATACATGCAGCTTCTCCTGCCAGATGATGAGAAGTTTCACGGTGGTTGGGCTCTTATCAACTGTGACATGAG CCTGATTGATGCCTCAAACAAAGATGTAGATGTACTCCTGCTTCTGTCCGACAAAGCCTATTACATTGCTTT CTATGATGAAGAAACCGATAAAGTCAACCAGTACCAGCGCCTCAATTTAGATGGCTTGGACAAGATTGAAATTG GTCCAGAGCCGACGCTGTTTGGCAAGCCAAAGTTCTGTTGTATGCGTCTGCATTACAGGAGTGAAGAGACAAGCGGATATTTTCACACACTTCGTGCAGCCACACGAAATCCTGAGGATGATGGCAAGG ATACACTGCAATGCATTGCTGAGATGCTTCGCATTACAAAGCAGGCCAGGGGGCTGGACCTACTGGTGGTTGAAAAGAAGCTGGAGAG GCGTCAGAGCAAACCTCATGAAGACATAATGGGAATTCAGAACAAAAACTGTGAGCAGGTGCAGGGCAGCTCTGGGCTTGCTCAAGGTAAAAGTTTCCTTCTCAACAAATTCTCCTCTCTGAACCAGAAAGTCAAACAGACCAAGACAAGCGTAAATATTGGCCCCTTCAGGCCCCTCGGAAAGCTCGGAAACTTTGCTAAGCCTGATGTGAAGGTCAATTTCCTGAAGCCGACCATGCACGTCAACCTGTGGAAGTCGGACAGCAGCTTAGAGACATCCGATGGCAACAATCCCAGCACTTTTAAAGATATCACTGATGCAAATTTTGATCTCTCTGATGACTCTGACTCCTATAATTCTGACCAAGAGCATGCGTGCATCAGCTCCTTTGAAAATGTGGACTATGTGCTGCCCAGCTGTGGCATCGTAGCATCAAACACTCGACTGGGCAGTCGCTCCCAGTCCATCAGTAGCATGGAGCTAAATATCCCCTCTGTTATCCGCGTCAGTGACTGTGAAGACAAGTCCCCAGGTTCTGCCTCAATAGCAGAAGAAGCCATTCTGATTGACTTTGGTACTCCTATCGATGCCTACTGCCACCAGTTTGTCCAGGATGCACAGACCAAACCCGTCAAGGTGTTTGGAGAGCAGCCGTCTGCATCTGCCCATCCAATTAAGCCCCCAGTGCCTGTGCAGGATACAAGCTCAGCGGACCCCAAGCTGCCAAGCACAAAGCAGGAGGAGCCACTTCCCCCCAGGCCATCCCAGCTCGACGTCCAATCCACTACCTGTGCTTCCAACCTCCTTACCGTCCAGAGGTCCAGTTCT